The Anolis carolinensis isolate JA03-04 chromosome 2, rAnoCar3.1.pri, whole genome shotgun sequence genome has a window encoding:
- the LOC100557669 gene encoding granzyme A, which yields MHGVKHKGARMALLFDIWLSMAILLLTISRDQCADITGGREAIPHSRPFMALIQGNMICGGTLIKPNWVLTAAHCKSENLKVTLGAHSLKKTERSKQILAVAKQISYPCFDKEARDNDLMLLQLKGSAKITKEVATVKLTRLPTDIKAGTQCLVAGWGAIRDTDKKGSDTLQEVNVTVIERKLCNDNMHYNSKPVITMNMVCAGDKKGQKDACKGDSGGPLICDGEQKAVVSFGDKCGSKKFPGVYARLGKAHLDWIRKTIGGDL from the exons ATGCATGGGGTAAAACACAAAGGAGCAAGGATGGCTCTCCTCTTTGACATTTGGCTTTCTATGGCCATTTTACTCCTCACAATTTCCAGAG ATCAGTGTGCAGACATAACTGGAGGGAGAGAAGCCATTCCACACTCAAGACCTTTCATGGCCCTAATCCAAGGAAACATGATATGTGGAGGAACATTAATCAAACCAAACTGGGTATTAACAGCAGCCCATTGCAAATC AGAAAACCTCAAAGTCACTCTTGGAGCTCATTCACTGAAGAAAACAGAgcgttcaaagcagatcttggcAGTTGCTAAACAGATTAGTTACCCATGCTTTGATAAAGAAGCAAGAGATAATGACCTAATGCTGTTACAG CTTAAGGGTTCAGCCAAGATTACAAAAGAAGTAGCCACAGTCAAGCTCACGAGACTTCCCACCGACATTAAGGCAGGTACCCAGTGTCTTGTAGCTGGCTGGGGAGCTATTCGAGATACAGACAAGAAAGGATCAGATACACTACAAGAAGTGAATGTCACTGTCATTGAAAGAAAGCTCTGCAATGACAACATGCACTATAATTCCAAACCTGTCATAACAATGAATATGGTGTGTGCCGGTGACAAGAAAGGACAAAAGGATGCATGTAAG ggtGACTCTGGTGGTCCTCTAATATGCGACGGGGAACAAAAGGCTGTGGTCTCATTTGGAGATAAATGTGGAAGTAAAAAGTTCCCTGGTGTTTATGCTCGTCTCGGAAAGGCTCATCTCGACTGGATAAGGAAAACCATAGGGGGTGACTTGtag